One Astatotilapia calliptera chromosome 1, fAstCal1.2, whole genome shotgun sequence DNA segment encodes these proteins:
- the LOC113036733 gene encoding uncharacterized protein LOC113036733 isoform X1 encodes MPRLCAFCGCNNRVGCGLSFFAFPKDSTRRRKWLLNLMRADLSPDMTREESDRAGYVVCEQHFRPKDINSKGRRKRLAPEAVPILLHTIKEEQRDLEMPSTDVHAPVPLQDTPPYEQVVAMFNKLLAEKDEKIKDLKSILQRERARMRLMKFRMNSKIRELKRKLEQQQNSSSDQGDQLTAASDCLPQAAKEFFDKQIAMAKVRKHGQRYDKKQKDMAIQLYKQSPSCYSELQKMFQLPSSTTLRRHQVVSQEASPSEEEDREPLGWPASQKDTPGDPERGEEVKLADVAGWVVQKVAQDPEVSACTECESLLVETNDTEHNYHTRMEKDAVSAVKKSPTSARLLHPSEAFKECISKCDSVIQKIPPNAMAPKKLKAYLRASGAFSELHRIHPAHSKAIERVAVNKYVMCRVVAELKETAQNRKRTHEKKSAACQELNVSTLEVNQD; translated from the exons ATGCCACGTTTGTGTGCTTTCTGCGGCTGTAATAATCGAGTGGGCTGTGGGCTTTCGTTTTTCGCATTCCCAAAGGACAGTACAAG GAGGCGGAAATGGCTTCTTAATTTGATGAGGGCAGACTTATCCCCCGACATGACGAGAGAAGAGTCCGACAGAGCTGGGTATGTGGTCTGCGAACAACATTTCAGGCCAAAGGACATAAACTCAAAG ggtAGAAGAAAACGTCTGGCTCCTGAAGCCGTCCCCATCCTTCTGCACACTATAAAGGAGGAACAGAGAG ATTTGGAGATGCCTTCTACTGATGTTCATGCTCCAGTGCCTCTGCAAGACACACCCCCATATGAACAGGTCGTGGCAATGTTTAACAAGCTGCTGGCAGAGAAGGATGAG AAAATCAAGGATCTGAAAAGCAttctgcagagagagagggcCAGAATGCGGCTGATGAAGTTCCGCATGAACAGCAAAATCAGAGAACTGAAAAGAAA ACTCGAACAGCAGCAGAACAGTAGCAGTGACCAAGGCGATCAGCTGACTGCTGCCTCCGACTGCCTTCCACAGGCAGCAAAGGAGTTTTTTGACAAGCAAATAGCCATGGCCAAGGTGAGGAAACACGGCCAGAGATATGACAAGAAACAAAAGGACATGGCAATCCAGCTGTACAAACAGAGCCCAAGCTGTTACTCTGAACTCcaaaaaatgtttcagttaCCGTCTTCAACCACTCTGAGGAGGCACCAGGTGGTCAGTCAGGAAGCGAGTCCA AGTGAAGAGGAGGATCGGGAGCCTTTGGGATGGCCTGCCAGTCAGAAG GACACACCAGGTGACCCAGAGAGAGGTGAGGAGGTGAAACTTGCTGATGTAGCTGGATGGGTGGTGCAGAAAGTGGCTCAAGATCCAGAAGTCAGTGCTTGTACCGAATGTGAAAGTTTGCTTGTGGAGACCAATGACACAGAGCACAACTATCACACACGGATGGAGAAGGATGCCGTCTCAGCTGTGAAGAAAAGCCCAACCTCTGCCCGGCTGCTTCATCCATCCGAAGCTTTCAAAGAATGCATTTCGAAATGTGACAGCGTCATCCAAAAAATCCCCCCAAATGCAATGGCCCCGAAGAAATTAAAGGCCTACCTCAGAGCCAGCGGTGCTTTCAGTGAGCTCCACCGCATCCATCCTGCCCACTCAAAGGCCATCGAGAGGGTCGCCGTGAATAAATATGTGATGTGCAGGGTGGTGGCCGAGCTGAaggaaacagcacaaaacagaaaacgcACACATGAGAAAAAAAGTGCTGCGTGTCAAGAGCTAAATGTTAGCACCCTTGAAGTAAATCAGgactaa
- the LOC113036733 gene encoding uncharacterized protein LOC113036733 isoform X4 — protein MPRLCAFCGCNNRVGCGLSFFAFPKDSTRRRKWLLNLMRADLSPDMTREESDRAGYVVCEQHFRPKDINSKGRRKRLAPEAVPILLHTIKEEQRDLEMPSTDVHAPVPLQDTPPYEQVVAMFNKLLAEKDEKIKDLKSILQRERARMRLMKFRMNSKIRELKRKLEQQQNSSSDQGDQLTAASDCLPQAAKEFFDKQIAMAKLPSSTTLRRHQVVSQEASPSEEEDREPLGWPASQKDTPGDPERGEEVKLADVAGWVVQKVAQDPEVSACTECESLLVETNDTEHNYHTRMEKDAVSAVKKSPTSARLLHPSEAFKECISKCDSVIQKIPPNAMAPKKLKAYLRASGAFSELHRIHPAHSKAIERVAVNKYVMCRVVAELKETAQNRKRTHEKKSAACQELNVSTLEVNQD, from the exons ATGCCACGTTTGTGTGCTTTCTGCGGCTGTAATAATCGAGTGGGCTGTGGGCTTTCGTTTTTCGCATTCCCAAAGGACAGTACAAG GAGGCGGAAATGGCTTCTTAATTTGATGAGGGCAGACTTATCCCCCGACATGACGAGAGAAGAGTCCGACAGAGCTGGGTATGTGGTCTGCGAACAACATTTCAGGCCAAAGGACATAAACTCAAAG ggtAGAAGAAAACGTCTGGCTCCTGAAGCCGTCCCCATCCTTCTGCACACTATAAAGGAGGAACAGAGAG ATTTGGAGATGCCTTCTACTGATGTTCATGCTCCAGTGCCTCTGCAAGACACACCCCCATATGAACAGGTCGTGGCAATGTTTAACAAGCTGCTGGCAGAGAAGGATGAG AAAATCAAGGATCTGAAAAGCAttctgcagagagagagggcCAGAATGCGGCTGATGAAGTTCCGCATGAACAGCAAAATCAGAGAACTGAAAAGAAA ACTCGAACAGCAGCAGAACAGTAGCAGTGACCAAGGCGATCAGCTGACTGCTGCCTCCGACTGCCTTCCACAGGCAGCAAAGGAGTTTTTTGACAAGCAAATAGCCATGGCCAAG ttaCCGTCTTCAACCACTCTGAGGAGGCACCAGGTGGTCAGTCAGGAAGCGAGTCCA AGTGAAGAGGAGGATCGGGAGCCTTTGGGATGGCCTGCCAGTCAGAAG GACACACCAGGTGACCCAGAGAGAGGTGAGGAGGTGAAACTTGCTGATGTAGCTGGATGGGTGGTGCAGAAAGTGGCTCAAGATCCAGAAGTCAGTGCTTGTACCGAATGTGAAAGTTTGCTTGTGGAGACCAATGACACAGAGCACAACTATCACACACGGATGGAGAAGGATGCCGTCTCAGCTGTGAAGAAAAGCCCAACCTCTGCCCGGCTGCTTCATCCATCCGAAGCTTTCAAAGAATGCATTTCGAAATGTGACAGCGTCATCCAAAAAATCCCCCCAAATGCAATGGCCCCGAAGAAATTAAAGGCCTACCTCAGAGCCAGCGGTGCTTTCAGTGAGCTCCACCGCATCCATCCTGCCCACTCAAAGGCCATCGAGAGGGTCGCCGTGAATAAATATGTGATGTGCAGGGTGGTGGCCGAGCTGAaggaaacagcacaaaacagaaaacgcACACATGAGAAAAAAAGTGCTGCGTGTCAAGAGCTAAATGTTAGCACCCTTGAAGTAAATCAGgactaa
- the LOC113036733 gene encoding uncharacterized protein LOC113036733 isoform X6, with product MPRLCAFCGCNNRVGCGLSFFAFPKDSTRRRKWLLNLMRADLSPDMTREESDRAGYVVCEQHFRPKDINSKGRRKRLAPEAVPILLHTIKEEQRDLEMPSTDVHAPVPLQDTPPYEQVVAMFNKLLAEKDEKIKDLKSILQRERARMRLMKFRMNSKIRELKRKLEQQQNSSSDQGDQLTAASDCLPQAAKEFFDKQIAMAKSEEEDREPLGWPASQKDTPGDPERGEEVKLADVAGWVVQKVAQDPEVSACTECESLLVETNDTEHNYHTRMEKDAVSAVKKSPTSARLLHPSEAFKECISKCDSVIQKIPPNAMAPKKLKAYLRASGAFSELHRIHPAHSKAIERVAVNKYVMCRVVAELKETAQNRKRTHEKKSAACQELNVSTLEVNQD from the exons ATGCCACGTTTGTGTGCTTTCTGCGGCTGTAATAATCGAGTGGGCTGTGGGCTTTCGTTTTTCGCATTCCCAAAGGACAGTACAAG GAGGCGGAAATGGCTTCTTAATTTGATGAGGGCAGACTTATCCCCCGACATGACGAGAGAAGAGTCCGACAGAGCTGGGTATGTGGTCTGCGAACAACATTTCAGGCCAAAGGACATAAACTCAAAG ggtAGAAGAAAACGTCTGGCTCCTGAAGCCGTCCCCATCCTTCTGCACACTATAAAGGAGGAACAGAGAG ATTTGGAGATGCCTTCTACTGATGTTCATGCTCCAGTGCCTCTGCAAGACACACCCCCATATGAACAGGTCGTGGCAATGTTTAACAAGCTGCTGGCAGAGAAGGATGAG AAAATCAAGGATCTGAAAAGCAttctgcagagagagagggcCAGAATGCGGCTGATGAAGTTCCGCATGAACAGCAAAATCAGAGAACTGAAAAGAAA ACTCGAACAGCAGCAGAACAGTAGCAGTGACCAAGGCGATCAGCTGACTGCTGCCTCCGACTGCCTTCCACAGGCAGCAAAGGAGTTTTTTGACAAGCAAATAGCCATGGCCAAG AGTGAAGAGGAGGATCGGGAGCCTTTGGGATGGCCTGCCAGTCAGAAG GACACACCAGGTGACCCAGAGAGAGGTGAGGAGGTGAAACTTGCTGATGTAGCTGGATGGGTGGTGCAGAAAGTGGCTCAAGATCCAGAAGTCAGTGCTTGTACCGAATGTGAAAGTTTGCTTGTGGAGACCAATGACACAGAGCACAACTATCACACACGGATGGAGAAGGATGCCGTCTCAGCTGTGAAGAAAAGCCCAACCTCTGCCCGGCTGCTTCATCCATCCGAAGCTTTCAAAGAATGCATTTCGAAATGTGACAGCGTCATCCAAAAAATCCCCCCAAATGCAATGGCCCCGAAGAAATTAAAGGCCTACCTCAGAGCCAGCGGTGCTTTCAGTGAGCTCCACCGCATCCATCCTGCCCACTCAAAGGCCATCGAGAGGGTCGCCGTGAATAAATATGTGATGTGCAGGGTGGTGGCCGAGCTGAaggaaacagcacaaaacagaaaacgcACACATGAGAAAAAAAGTGCTGCGTGTCAAGAGCTAAATGTTAGCACCCTTGAAGTAAATCAGgactaa
- the LOC113036733 gene encoding uncharacterized protein LOC113036733 isoform X3: protein MPRLCAFCGCNNRVGCGLSFFAFPKDSTRRRKWLLNLMRADLSPDMTREESDRAGRKRLAPEAVPILLHTIKEEQRDLEMPSTDVHAPVPLQDTPPYEQVVAMFNKLLAEKDEKIKDLKSILQRERARMRLMKFRMNSKIRELKRKLEQQQNSSSDQGDQLTAASDCLPQAAKEFFDKQIAMAKVRKHGQRYDKKQKDMAIQLYKQSPSCYSELQKMFQLPSSTTLRRHQVVSQEASPSEEEDREPLGWPASQKDTPGDPERGEEVKLADVAGWVVQKVAQDPEVSACTECESLLVETNDTEHNYHTRMEKDAVSAVKKSPTSARLLHPSEAFKECISKCDSVIQKIPPNAMAPKKLKAYLRASGAFSELHRIHPAHSKAIERVAVNKYVMCRVVAELKETAQNRKRTHEKKSAACQELNVSTLEVNQD from the exons ATGCCACGTTTGTGTGCTTTCTGCGGCTGTAATAATCGAGTGGGCTGTGGGCTTTCGTTTTTCGCATTCCCAAAGGACAGTACAAG GAGGCGGAAATGGCTTCTTAATTTGATGAGGGCAGACTTATCCCCCGACATGACGAGAGAAGAGTCCGACAGAGCTGG AAGAAAACGTCTGGCTCCTGAAGCCGTCCCCATCCTTCTGCACACTATAAAGGAGGAACAGAGAG ATTTGGAGATGCCTTCTACTGATGTTCATGCTCCAGTGCCTCTGCAAGACACACCCCCATATGAACAGGTCGTGGCAATGTTTAACAAGCTGCTGGCAGAGAAGGATGAG AAAATCAAGGATCTGAAAAGCAttctgcagagagagagggcCAGAATGCGGCTGATGAAGTTCCGCATGAACAGCAAAATCAGAGAACTGAAAAGAAA ACTCGAACAGCAGCAGAACAGTAGCAGTGACCAAGGCGATCAGCTGACTGCTGCCTCCGACTGCCTTCCACAGGCAGCAAAGGAGTTTTTTGACAAGCAAATAGCCATGGCCAAGGTGAGGAAACACGGCCAGAGATATGACAAGAAACAAAAGGACATGGCAATCCAGCTGTACAAACAGAGCCCAAGCTGTTACTCTGAACTCcaaaaaatgtttcagttaCCGTCTTCAACCACTCTGAGGAGGCACCAGGTGGTCAGTCAGGAAGCGAGTCCA AGTGAAGAGGAGGATCGGGAGCCTTTGGGATGGCCTGCCAGTCAGAAG GACACACCAGGTGACCCAGAGAGAGGTGAGGAGGTGAAACTTGCTGATGTAGCTGGATGGGTGGTGCAGAAAGTGGCTCAAGATCCAGAAGTCAGTGCTTGTACCGAATGTGAAAGTTTGCTTGTGGAGACCAATGACACAGAGCACAACTATCACACACGGATGGAGAAGGATGCCGTCTCAGCTGTGAAGAAAAGCCCAACCTCTGCCCGGCTGCTTCATCCATCCGAAGCTTTCAAAGAATGCATTTCGAAATGTGACAGCGTCATCCAAAAAATCCCCCCAAATGCAATGGCCCCGAAGAAATTAAAGGCCTACCTCAGAGCCAGCGGTGCTTTCAGTGAGCTCCACCGCATCCATCCTGCCCACTCAAAGGCCATCGAGAGGGTCGCCGTGAATAAATATGTGATGTGCAGGGTGGTGGCCGAGCTGAaggaaacagcacaaaacagaaaacgcACACATGAGAAAAAAAGTGCTGCGTGTCAAGAGCTAAATGTTAGCACCCTTGAAGTAAATCAGgactaa
- the LOC113036733 gene encoding uncharacterized protein LOC113036733 isoform X2 translates to MFTECEKLHAQSPVKGYKRRRKWLLNLMRADLSPDMTREESDRAGYVVCEQHFRPKDINSKGRRKRLAPEAVPILLHTIKEEQRDLEMPSTDVHAPVPLQDTPPYEQVVAMFNKLLAEKDEKIKDLKSILQRERARMRLMKFRMNSKIRELKRKLEQQQNSSSDQGDQLTAASDCLPQAAKEFFDKQIAMAKVRKHGQRYDKKQKDMAIQLYKQSPSCYSELQKMFQLPSSTTLRRHQVVSQEASPSEEEDREPLGWPASQKDTPGDPERGEEVKLADVAGWVVQKVAQDPEVSACTECESLLVETNDTEHNYHTRMEKDAVSAVKKSPTSARLLHPSEAFKECISKCDSVIQKIPPNAMAPKKLKAYLRASGAFSELHRIHPAHSKAIERVAVNKYVMCRVVAELKETAQNRKRTHEKKSAACQELNVSTLEVNQD, encoded by the exons ATGTTCACGGAGTGCGAAAAACTCCACGCACAGTCACCAGTCAAGGGTTATAAAAG GAGGCGGAAATGGCTTCTTAATTTGATGAGGGCAGACTTATCCCCCGACATGACGAGAGAAGAGTCCGACAGAGCTGGGTATGTGGTCTGCGAACAACATTTCAGGCCAAAGGACATAAACTCAAAG ggtAGAAGAAAACGTCTGGCTCCTGAAGCCGTCCCCATCCTTCTGCACACTATAAAGGAGGAACAGAGAG ATTTGGAGATGCCTTCTACTGATGTTCATGCTCCAGTGCCTCTGCAAGACACACCCCCATATGAACAGGTCGTGGCAATGTTTAACAAGCTGCTGGCAGAGAAGGATGAG AAAATCAAGGATCTGAAAAGCAttctgcagagagagagggcCAGAATGCGGCTGATGAAGTTCCGCATGAACAGCAAAATCAGAGAACTGAAAAGAAA ACTCGAACAGCAGCAGAACAGTAGCAGTGACCAAGGCGATCAGCTGACTGCTGCCTCCGACTGCCTTCCACAGGCAGCAAAGGAGTTTTTTGACAAGCAAATAGCCATGGCCAAGGTGAGGAAACACGGCCAGAGATATGACAAGAAACAAAAGGACATGGCAATCCAGCTGTACAAACAGAGCCCAAGCTGTTACTCTGAACTCcaaaaaatgtttcagttaCCGTCTTCAACCACTCTGAGGAGGCACCAGGTGGTCAGTCAGGAAGCGAGTCCA AGTGAAGAGGAGGATCGGGAGCCTTTGGGATGGCCTGCCAGTCAGAAG GACACACCAGGTGACCCAGAGAGAGGTGAGGAGGTGAAACTTGCTGATGTAGCTGGATGGGTGGTGCAGAAAGTGGCTCAAGATCCAGAAGTCAGTGCTTGTACCGAATGTGAAAGTTTGCTTGTGGAGACCAATGACACAGAGCACAACTATCACACACGGATGGAGAAGGATGCCGTCTCAGCTGTGAAGAAAAGCCCAACCTCTGCCCGGCTGCTTCATCCATCCGAAGCTTTCAAAGAATGCATTTCGAAATGTGACAGCGTCATCCAAAAAATCCCCCCAAATGCAATGGCCCCGAAGAAATTAAAGGCCTACCTCAGAGCCAGCGGTGCTTTCAGTGAGCTCCACCGCATCCATCCTGCCCACTCAAAGGCCATCGAGAGGGTCGCCGTGAATAAATATGTGATGTGCAGGGTGGTGGCCGAGCTGAaggaaacagcacaaaacagaaaacgcACACATGAGAAAAAAAGTGCTGCGTGTCAAGAGCTAAATGTTAGCACCCTTGAAGTAAATCAGgactaa
- the LOC113036733 gene encoding uncharacterized protein LOC113036733 isoform X5 encodes MRADLSPDMTREESDRAGYVVCEQHFRPKDINSKGRRKRLAPEAVPILLHTIKEEQRDLEMPSTDVHAPVPLQDTPPYEQVVAMFNKLLAEKDEKIKDLKSILQRERARMRLMKFRMNSKIRELKRKLEQQQNSSSDQGDQLTAASDCLPQAAKEFFDKQIAMAKVRKHGQRYDKKQKDMAIQLYKQSPSCYSELQKMFQLPSSTTLRRHQVVSQEASPSEEEDREPLGWPASQKDTPGDPERGEEVKLADVAGWVVQKVAQDPEVSACTECESLLVETNDTEHNYHTRMEKDAVSAVKKSPTSARLLHPSEAFKECISKCDSVIQKIPPNAMAPKKLKAYLRASGAFSELHRIHPAHSKAIERVAVNKYVMCRVVAELKETAQNRKRTHEKKSAACQELNVSTLEVNQD; translated from the exons ATGAGGGCAGACTTATCCCCCGACATGACGAGAGAAGAGTCCGACAGAGCTGGGTATGTGGTCTGCGAACAACATTTCAGGCCAAAGGACATAAACTCAAAG ggtAGAAGAAAACGTCTGGCTCCTGAAGCCGTCCCCATCCTTCTGCACACTATAAAGGAGGAACAGAGAG ATTTGGAGATGCCTTCTACTGATGTTCATGCTCCAGTGCCTCTGCAAGACACACCCCCATATGAACAGGTCGTGGCAATGTTTAACAAGCTGCTGGCAGAGAAGGATGAG AAAATCAAGGATCTGAAAAGCAttctgcagagagagagggcCAGAATGCGGCTGATGAAGTTCCGCATGAACAGCAAAATCAGAGAACTGAAAAGAAA ACTCGAACAGCAGCAGAACAGTAGCAGTGACCAAGGCGATCAGCTGACTGCTGCCTCCGACTGCCTTCCACAGGCAGCAAAGGAGTTTTTTGACAAGCAAATAGCCATGGCCAAGGTGAGGAAACACGGCCAGAGATATGACAAGAAACAAAAGGACATGGCAATCCAGCTGTACAAACAGAGCCCAAGCTGTTACTCTGAACTCcaaaaaatgtttcagttaCCGTCTTCAACCACTCTGAGGAGGCACCAGGTGGTCAGTCAGGAAGCGAGTCCA AGTGAAGAGGAGGATCGGGAGCCTTTGGGATGGCCTGCCAGTCAGAAG GACACACCAGGTGACCCAGAGAGAGGTGAGGAGGTGAAACTTGCTGATGTAGCTGGATGGGTGGTGCAGAAAGTGGCTCAAGATCCAGAAGTCAGTGCTTGTACCGAATGTGAAAGTTTGCTTGTGGAGACCAATGACACAGAGCACAACTATCACACACGGATGGAGAAGGATGCCGTCTCAGCTGTGAAGAAAAGCCCAACCTCTGCCCGGCTGCTTCATCCATCCGAAGCTTTCAAAGAATGCATTTCGAAATGTGACAGCGTCATCCAAAAAATCCCCCCAAATGCAATGGCCCCGAAGAAATTAAAGGCCTACCTCAGAGCCAGCGGTGCTTTCAGTGAGCTCCACCGCATCCATCCTGCCCACTCAAAGGCCATCGAGAGGGTCGCCGTGAATAAATATGTGATGTGCAGGGTGGTGGCCGAGCTGAaggaaacagcacaaaacagaaaacgcACACATGAGAAAAAAAGTGCTGCGTGTCAAGAGCTAAATGTTAGCACCCTTGAAGTAAATCAGgactaa
- the LOC113036733 gene encoding uncharacterized protein LOC113036733 isoform X7 has protein sequence MPSTDVHAPVPLQDTPPYEQVVAMFNKLLAEKDEKIKDLKSILQRERARMRLMKFRMNSKIRELKRKLEQQQNSSSDQGDQLTAASDCLPQAAKEFFDKQIAMAKVRKHGQRYDKKQKDMAIQLYKQSPSCYSELQKMFQLPSSTTLRRHQVVSQEASPSEEEDREPLGWPASQKDTPGDPERGEEVKLADVAGWVVQKVAQDPEVSACTECESLLVETNDTEHNYHTRMEKDAVSAVKKSPTSARLLHPSEAFKECISKCDSVIQKIPPNAMAPKKLKAYLRASGAFSELHRIHPAHSKAIERVAVNKYVMCRVVAELKETAQNRKRTHEKKSAACQELNVSTLEVNQD, from the exons ATGCCTTCTACTGATGTTCATGCTCCAGTGCCTCTGCAAGACACACCCCCATATGAACAGGTCGTGGCAATGTTTAACAAGCTGCTGGCAGAGAAGGATGAG AAAATCAAGGATCTGAAAAGCAttctgcagagagagagggcCAGAATGCGGCTGATGAAGTTCCGCATGAACAGCAAAATCAGAGAACTGAAAAGAAA ACTCGAACAGCAGCAGAACAGTAGCAGTGACCAAGGCGATCAGCTGACTGCTGCCTCCGACTGCCTTCCACAGGCAGCAAAGGAGTTTTTTGACAAGCAAATAGCCATGGCCAAGGTGAGGAAACACGGCCAGAGATATGACAAGAAACAAAAGGACATGGCAATCCAGCTGTACAAACAGAGCCCAAGCTGTTACTCTGAACTCcaaaaaatgtttcagttaCCGTCTTCAACCACTCTGAGGAGGCACCAGGTGGTCAGTCAGGAAGCGAGTCCA AGTGAAGAGGAGGATCGGGAGCCTTTGGGATGGCCTGCCAGTCAGAAG GACACACCAGGTGACCCAGAGAGAGGTGAGGAGGTGAAACTTGCTGATGTAGCTGGATGGGTGGTGCAGAAAGTGGCTCAAGATCCAGAAGTCAGTGCTTGTACCGAATGTGAAAGTTTGCTTGTGGAGACCAATGACACAGAGCACAACTATCACACACGGATGGAGAAGGATGCCGTCTCAGCTGTGAAGAAAAGCCCAACCTCTGCCCGGCTGCTTCATCCATCCGAAGCTTTCAAAGAATGCATTTCGAAATGTGACAGCGTCATCCAAAAAATCCCCCCAAATGCAATGGCCCCGAAGAAATTAAAGGCCTACCTCAGAGCCAGCGGTGCTTTCAGTGAGCTCCACCGCATCCATCCTGCCCACTCAAAGGCCATCGAGAGGGTCGCCGTGAATAAATATGTGATGTGCAGGGTGGTGGCCGAGCTGAaggaaacagcacaaaacagaaaacgcACACATGAGAAAAAAAGTGCTGCGTGTCAAGAGCTAAATGTTAGCACCCTTGAAGTAAATCAGgactaa